The stretch of DNA CGGCCAGTTTGACCCCGCCCACGCCGGTGATGTCGATCGCATCGAATGAGCCGGTGATGGCATCGAAGCCGGTGGAATAGACCAGTATATCGAGCTCGTAGTCGCGCGCATTGGTGCGCAGGCCGGTAGCGGTCACCCGCTCGATCGGGGTCTCACTGATGTCGACGAGATGCACATTGTCGCGGTTATAGGCCTCGAAATAATTGGTCTCCAGCGGCACCCGCTGCACGCCAAAACCGTGATCCCTGGGAATCAACTTCTCCGCCGTCACCGGGTCCTTGACGCGGCGGCGGATGCGGTCGGCGATATAGGCGGAAAACTCGGCGTTGACCGTCTCATCGGTAAAAATCTCGCGGAAATTGCTCAGCCAGATGCCGAAGCCGGGCTCGTCATAGAGCTTGTCCCACAGCGCCAGCCGTTCCTCGCGCGTGGCCTCATAGAAGCCGCGCCGGTCCGGCTCGTGCTCGAAGCCGCCGGGCGTGCGCTTGCAGGCCGCGAAAATCTCGTCATAGCGCGCGCGAATGTCGGCCATGTCAGCGTCGGAGATCGGGCTGTTGTTGAGCGGCGCGCTCCAGTTCGGACGCCGCTGAAACACGGTCAACTCGCCGACCTTGTCCGCGATCTCGCCGATCACCTGGATTGCGGTCGCACCGGTGCCGATGATGCCGACCCGCTTGCCGGCCAGTTCGACCGGCTCATGCGGCCAGTGAAACGTATGGAACGCACGCCCCTTGAACGTCTCCATGCCGTCCAGCCGCGGCAGCGTCGGTATCGCCAGCAACCCGACCGCAAGAATGACGAACCGGCAGGTCAGTTCGCTTCCGTCGTCGAGCCTGAGCCGCCACAGATGATTGGCCTCGTCGAAGACCGCCGCCGCCACCTTGCGATTGAAGCGCATGTATTTGCGCAGATCGAATTTGTCGGCGACGTAGTTGAGGTAGCGGAGGTTCTCCGGCTGCGCCGAAAACCGCTCCTTCCAGTGCCACTCGTTGAGCAGCTCCTTGGAGAAAGAATAGCCATAGGTGTAGCTCTCGGAATCAAAACGCGCGCCCGGGT from Bradyrhizobium sp. AZCC 1693 encodes:
- a CDS encoding flavin-containing monooxygenase: MTGDIKPHYEVVVVGAGVSGIYQIKRLADLGVDALVLDAAPDLGGTWYWNRYPGARFDSESYTYGYSFSKELLNEWHWKERFSAQPENLRYLNYVADKFDLRKYMRFNRKVAAAVFDEANHLWRLRLDDGSELTCRFVILAVGLLAIPTLPRLDGMETFKGRAFHTFHWPHEPVELAGKRVGIIGTGATAIQVIGEIADKVGELTVFQRRPNWSAPLNNSPISDADMADIRARYDEIFAACKRTPGGFEHEPDRRGFYEATREERLALWDKLYDEPGFGIWLSNFREIFTDETVNAEFSAYIADRIRRRVKDPVTAEKLIPRDHGFGVQRVPLETNYFEAYNRDNVHLVDISETPIERVTATGLRTNARDYELDILVYSTGFDAITGSFDAIDITGVGGVKLADQWRDGPSTFLGMMAHGFPNLLMPTGPQSGSASTNFPRGIENGVGWCMGLLEHIWRRGYTRAEPTAEAQARWTAHVTKMYAIMLMRKAKSWFTGYNSNIPGHEHGKTRYLVYNGGTPKYVAAITDVAERGYDGIVFDAEARVSVRSATAAE